Proteins co-encoded in one Aspergillus luchuensis IFO 4308 DNA, chromosome 6, nearly complete sequence genomic window:
- the CYC2 gene encoding cytochrome b5 reductase family protein (COG:C,H;~EggNog:ENOG410PFUM;~InterPro:IPR001834,IPR017938,IPR017927,IPR008333, IPR039261;~PFAM:PF00970;~TransMembrane:1 (i54-71o);~go_function: GO:0016491 - oxidoreductase activity [Evidence IEA];~go_process: GO:0055114 - oxidation-reduction process [Evidence IEA]) yields MKPRAFPQGLLRQFNESPTVGRLVIRPSRRHASTSPASSTSSPSSTPPPKQQRWLRFAFLTAAAAGIGALVRSQQGPDSTTLNQMKFTPYYLVSREPVSSTGSYFVLQPPAADGSNHAVYEEAWKTGVWSVMFKQPQLQIGRDYTPLPATCSEDEEDECLRFFIRKDPFGEVSRYLHSLEIGAPIEVRGPRIECEIPPDTQQILFIAGGTGIAPALQAGHTLLRRTNETHKPRIHILWANRRREDCVGGVSDTNTTTTAPSRSWFSGLFTSSKDNQGGPVEAPRSTGTSLIVRELEALRSQYPGQVTVDYFVDEEGTSIGKQLILDSTRSGPSSTQESEETKNTNNLILVSGPEGFISYMAGPKLWAQGMELQGPLRGILKELDLKDWAVWKL; encoded by the coding sequence ATGAAGCCCCGCGCTTTCCCTCAGGGCTTGTTGCGCCAGTTTAATGAGTCGCCCACTGTTGGGAGGCTCGTGATCCGACCCTCCAGACGCCATGCGTCTACCTCGCCGGCGTCTTCtacttcctctccgtcgtctACTCCGCCGCCGAAGCAGCAACGATGGCTGCGGTTCGCCTTTTTAACTGCCGCTGCGGCGGGTATTGGTGCCCTGGTCCGGTCGCAACAGGGTCCAGATTCGACAACCCTAAATCAGATGAAGTTCACACCATACTATTTAGTATCCCGCGAACCGGTCTCGTCGACCGGGAGCTACTTCGTTCTTCAACCGCCCGCAGCCGATGGTAGCAATCATGCCGTCTACGAGGAAGCATGGAAGACTGGTGTCTGGAGTGTGATGTTTAAACAGCCACAATTGCAGATTGGGAGAGACTACACACCACTGCCAGCCACTTGctcggaagatgaagaagacgagtgTCTGCGCTTCTTCATTCGGAAGGACCCGTTCGGCGAGGTCTCCCGCTATTTGCACAGTCTAGAGATCGGAGCACCCATTGAAGTACGTGGCCCGCGAATCGAATGTGAAATCCCTCCGGATACGCAGCAGATCTTGTTCATCGCCGGAGGCACGGGAATTGCCCCTGCCCTGCAAGCTGGACACACGCTTCTTCGTCGCACCAACGAAACACATAAGCCTAGAATACATATCCTCTGGGCCAACAGAAGGCGGGAGGACTGCGTTGGTGGCGTGAGTGACACAAATACAACTACAACAGCACCCTCGAGGTCGTGGTTCTCTGGACTCTTCACGTCTTCGAAGGACAACCAAGGCGGCCCTGTTGAAGCACCCCGCAGTACGGGCACTTCACTGATAGTCCGTGAGTTGGAGGCTCTTCGGTCACAATACCCTGGACAGGTGACCGTGGATTACTTCGTCGATGAGGAAGGCACCAGCATCGGGAAGCAGCTTATCCTGGACTCCACCCGCAGTGGCCCGTCGTCTACCCAGGAATCGGAAGAAACCAAGAACACAAATAACCTAATTCTGGTCTCCGGACCGGAGGGCTTCATTAGCTATATGGCAGGACCAAAGCTCTGGGCTCAAGGAATGGAATTGCAAGGGCCACTCCGGGGAATCCTCAAAGAATTGGATCTAAAGGATTGGGCCGTGTGGAAATTGTAa
- a CDS encoding putative amino acid transporter (COG:E;~EggNog:ENOG410PI2A;~InterPro:IPR002293;~PFAM:PF00324,PF13520;~TransMembrane:12 (i130-149o161-184i205-229o249-268i280-305o325-342i362-384o404-425i482-503o509-533i545-565o571-587i);~go_component: GO:0016020 - membrane [Evidence IEA];~go_function: GO:0022857 - transmembrane transporter activity [Evidence IEA];~go_process: GO:0055085 - transmembrane transport [Evidence IEA]), with translation MSHIAFSNSESRSGNYHAPRDSLELASLASSPDSGPRSSRSSSPSGISSSRKLSLEDEDPLSSSHPQSQGPSGRPRSARSYSISSAFDFGATLFPLSQTTGGYAPLGVSSADREAGIADGSLERNKTLTYMNGLSLVIGLVIGSGIFSSPSQVNVNAGSPGASLIAWVVAGLLAWTGAASYAELGGAIPLNGGSQVYLSKIFGELAGFLFTWCSVLVLKPGSAAIIAIIFGEYVVRAFVGADVETVNPWINKAVAFGGIFVVTLLNCISTRVAARIGDLFMFFKFVALLGVTIIGIIVAITGHSSTGSANKEWKTGWFEGTNLDISAWAVALYAGLWAFDGWDNTNYVTGEFKNPNKDLPRVIHTAMPLVILSYLLANISYILVLPHSTIEATNTIAIQFGDKVFGHVGALIFALIVSASCIGALNATAFTSGRLVYAAGKEGYIPSIFGKLWTRDTSTNRLQRRSWATKVFSRLCGDGTRIGFTPIYAMALNSTLTLIYVIVGEFKTLVTFYGVAGYTFYFVTVLGLIILRVREPYLHRPYKTWISTPIIFCCVSLFLLSRAVIAEPLQTLIVVAFIIAGIPVYYWRIYKRDGRKAFPNWKFWQRQ, from the exons ATGTCCCATATAGCCTTTTCGAATTCTGAGTCCAGGTCGGGCAATTACCATGCTCCCAGGGATTCCCTCGAACTGGCGTCCTTAGCCTCTTCGCCCGACTCCGGCCCCAGATCCTCCCGCTCCTCGTCTCCCTCCGGCATTTCGTCGTCGCGCAAGCTCTCcctcgaagatgaagacccTCTTTCCAGCTCCCATCCACAGTCGCAGGGCCCGTCAGGGCGTCCCCGCTCGGCTCGCTCATACTCGATATCTTCAGCCTTTGACTTCGGGGCGACCTTATTTCCCTTGTCGCAGACGACCGGTGGTTATGCTCCGTTGGGGGTCTCGTCCGCAGACCGAGAGGCTGGAATTGCTGATGGGTCCTTGGAGAGGAACAAGACATTGACTTATATGAACGGTCTATCTCTCGTGATTGGGCTGGTGATCGGCTCGGGTATTTTCTCATCTCCCAGCCAGGTCAATGTCAATGCGGGGTCGCCTGGTGCATCGCTGATTGCATGGGTTGTTGCTGGCTTACTCGCTTGGACGGGGGCAGCCAGCTATGCAGAGCTCGGTGGAGCTATTCCCTTGAATGGAGGCTCCCAGGTGTATCTCTCCAAGATTTTCGGGGAGCTAGCGGGCTTCCTGTTCACGTGGTGCTCAGTCTTGGTCTTGAAGCCGGGAAGTGCGGCCATCATCGCAATTATCTTCGGAGAATACGTCGTAAGAGCCTTTGTCGGCGCAGATGTGGAAACGGTTAATCCCTGGATAAACAAGGCTGTTGCGTTTGGCGGAATTTTCGTGGTGACATTGTTGAACTGTATTTCAACGAGGGTGGCTGCGCGCATTGGTGACCTCTTCATGTTTTTCAAGTTTGTCGCATTGCTGGGCGTCACCATAATCGGTATCATCGTGGCTATAACAGGTCACTCATCGACTGGCAGTGCCAACAAGGAGTGGAAGACTGGCTGGTTCGAGGGCACGAACCTCGACATATCCGCCTGGGCTGTAGCTCTGTACGCAGGTCTTTGGGCCTTTGACGGTTGGGACAAC ACGAATTACGTGACTGGTGAATTCAAGAATCCCAACAAGGATCTTCCACGTGTGATTCACACGGCCATGCCACTAGTCATCCTCTCCTATCTCCTTGCTAATATCTCCTACATTCTCGTTCTCCCTCATTCCACTATTGAGGCGACTAATACCATCGCCATTCAGTTCGGCGACAAGGTATTTGGTCACGTGGGTGCCCTTATATTCGCGCTTATCGTATCCGCGAGTTGCATTGGCGCCTTGAATGCCACGGCTTTCACCAGCGGCCGTTTAGTTTATGCAGCCGGAAAAGAGGGCTATATCCCCTCTATATTCGGTAAACTTTGGACTCGAGATACCTCGACCAACCGACTCCAGCGCCGCTCCTGGGCCACCAAGGTCTTTTCGCGTCTCTGTGGAGACGGCACGCGAATTGGTTTCACCCCCATTTACGCCATGGCGCTGAACAGTACACTCACCCTCATTTACGTCATTGTTGGCGAGTTCAAGACCCTTGTCACCTTCTACGGTGTAGCCGGATACACCTTCTACTTCGTGACGGTGCTAGGCCTGATTATTCTCCGCGTGCGGGAACCCTACCTGCATCGCCCCTACAAGACCTGGATATCCactcccatcatcttctgctgcgttagtctcttcctcctcagcaggGCTGTCATTGCAGAACCGCTCCAGACATTAATCGTCGTCGCGTTCATCATTGCCGGTATTCCAGTCTACTACTGGCGCATCTACAAACGCGATGGACGTAAAGCGTTTCCGAACTGGAAATTCTGGCAGCGCCAGTGA
- a CDS encoding glycoside hydrolase family 32 protein (CAZy:GH32;~COG:G;~EggNog:ENOG410PKKH;~InterPro:IPR001362,IPR013148,IPR013189,IPR013320, IPR023296;~PFAM:PF00251,PF08244;~go_function: GO:0004553 - hydrolase activity, hydrolyzing O-glycosyl compounds [Evidence IEA];~go_process: GO:0005975 - carbohydrate metabolic process [Evidence IEA]): MERQISLSDDAQRWQPSYHFTAPHGWMNDPCGLGHDPATGLYHLSFQWNPKGNDWGNMSWGHAVSNDLLHWDVYPEPCLQPTTEYDQCGVFTGCFRPNAVDGVPNALTVIYTSVKRLPIHYTLPYVPGSESVSLATSHDQGLTWQRLDCNPVIPRSPPDVKVTGWRDPFVGVWQFMQEQPEAFPSSDLCGLISGGIAGQTPTAFVYSIHPHDLRQWKYMGPLVDVGLNFQPSRWSGDLGVNWEVVNWIPMTDDEDVTRLFILMGAEGGLLPDRSRKKTPRAQLWMSIKPCSSTQPRSTTDALASYAFSGVFDHGCAYAANSFWDPVTGQQIVYCWITEDDLPDDLRHQQAWSSMLSIPRVVKLITLRHVKQARRSELSAITSIEAQEESQETFTIRTLGVVPDPRLKALRSKTSSMHIEHLPLSTLDSCISPPKAHFSLKTSKWEIDTEFSVSDRCGRVGIEIRHGLVHQHKPAGAEPPRRTTLYWEPASETFCIQRPIPHDSRINHEPETAPHTLFMLETPSGEQKEETLQIHAFWDKSVLEVFVNERTVISTRIYLQPDQASQCELRFFAEGEANHDDPPAMLLQADSWDGLGLDKPDRVSLIDQLRMRNNSTRE; this comes from the exons ATGGAGCGGCAAATTAGCCTCTCAGATGACGCCCAGCGATGGCAGCCATCCTACCATTTCACTGCCCCCCACGGGTGGATGAATGATCCGTGCGGTCTGGGCCATGATCCTGCAACCGGGCTCTATCACCTATCATTCCAGTGGAACCCGAAAGGCAATGACTGGGGGAATATGTCTTGGGGGCACGCGGTTTCTAATGATCTGCTCCATTGGGATGTCTACCCCGAGCCATGTCTGCAGCCCACCACCGAATATGACCAGTGCGGTGTCTTTACAGGCTGTTTCCGGCCCAATGCCGTCGATGGGGTCCCGAATGCCCTTACTGTTATATATACATCAGTGAAACGCCTTCCCATTCATTACACGTTGCCGTATGTGCCTGGCTCCGAGTCAGTCAGTTTAGCCACTTCGCATGACCAGGGTTTGACATGGCAGCGTCTTGACTGCAACCCAGTTATACCACGCTCTCCCCCGGATGTCAAAGTAACAGGCTGGCGGGATCCTTTCGTTGGCGTCTGGCAGTTCATGCAGGAACAGCCCGAGGCATTTCCATCCTCCGACCTCTGCGGTCTTATCTCCGGAGGGATCGCCGGACAGACCCCAACAGCCTTTGTgtattccatccatcctcacgACTTACGACAGTGGAAGTACATGGGACCGCTAGTTGACGTTGGGCTCAATTTCCAACCTTCCCGTTGGTCCGGCGATCTGGGTGTCAACTGGGAAGTCGTCAACTGGATTCCCATGacggacgacgaggatgttACTCGACTGTTTATCCTCATGGGGGCTGAGGGTGGTCTTTTACCCGACAGAAGCCGGAAAAAGACACCTCGAGCACAGCTTTGGATGTCCATCAAGCCTTGCTCCAGCACCCAACCGCGTAGCACAACCGACGCTCTCGCTTCCTATGCATTTTCTGGGGTCTTTGATCACGGTTGCGCCTATGCGGCAAATAGCTTCTGGGACCCAGTCACAGGCCAACAGATAGTCTATTGCTGGATTACAGAAGATGACCTGCCAGATGATTTACGGCACCAACAAGCATGGAGCAGCATGTTGTCTATTCCACGGGTAGTGAAACTGATCACCCTGCGCCATGTCAAACAAGCTCGGCGCTCGGAGTTGAGTGCTATCACCTCGATCGAAGCACAAGAGGAGAGCCAGGAAACATTTACTATCCGGACGCTGGGTGTTGTCCCAGACCCACGACTTAAAGCTCTTCGCAGTAAGACCAGCAGCATGCATATTGAGCATCTGCCCCTAAGCACACTCGACAGTTGTATCTCTCCACCAAAAGCCCACTTTTCTCTGAAAACATCGAAATGGGAGATCGACACCGAATTCTCTGTCAGCGACCGATGCGGCAGAGTAGGCATAGAAATTCGCCATGGCCTCG TACACCAACACAAACCAGCCGGTGCAGAACCCCCACGCCGTACTACTCTATACTGGGAACCAGCCAGCGAAACCTTCTGCATCCAACGACCAATTCCGCATGACTCCCGCATTAACCATGAACCAGAGACCGCTCCCCATACGCTATTCATGCTTGAAACCCCATCCGGCgaacaaaaagaagagacgCTACAAATCCATGCGTTTTGGGACAAAAGCGTGCTTGAAGTGTTTGTGAACGAGCGCACCGTCATCTCTACCCGCATCTATCTGCAACCTGACCAAGCCTCTCAGTGTGAACTGCGTTTCTTCGCTGAGGGAGAGGCTAATCATGATGATCCTCCGGCTATGCTTCTGCAGGCAGACAgttgggatgggttgggCCTCGATAAACCTGATCGTGTCTCGTTGATCGACCAATTGAGAATGAGGAACAATTCGACGCGCGAGTGA
- a CDS encoding uncharacterized protein (COG:G;~EggNog:ENOG410PKGK;~InterPro:IPR005829,IPR005828,IPR003663,IPR036259, IPR020846;~PFAM:PF00083,PF07690;~TransMembrane:10 (i44-62o99-116i128-145o186-206i218-236o336-357i364-385o391-411i432-454o466-485i);~go_component: GO:0016020 - membrane [Evidence IEA];~go_component: GO:0016021 - integral component of membrane [Evidence IEA];~go_function: GO:0022857 - transmembrane transporter activity [Evidence IEA];~go_process: GO:0055085 - transmembrane transport [Evidence IEA]): MGTTTMSNELETHAPDTIKDVSHVQHVDFASDSRTFSKERTVNFFLLLTCAAFGSASLVFGFDDKIISPVAALAPFVDKYQGPEPLTGKLVLTARNQSILFSIPLIGSILGGLAASPLNSRLGRKCPLLIAYIISIGGSLLQVLAPNLGAFVSGRFINGIATGIANSTAPLYLAEVVPASMRGRSVSLINILTLVAGVLGTIVVLCTHDLRGSSSYRIPLTVQCVLPALLFIWTLPLPESPQWLVSKGRLEAARSNLRKLRCCSEQRVDEELRDMELSEGHASDVNVSFMKIFSKKHLQRTLTAGSFYSLNQVSGIILSTTYSTVFLSGIGIGDPFTLTVIASCCTLAGTIAAPFMLDRAGRRPTALAGMSILFVIDLAAGGLAFNKGNRHSAIAIAALSFAFNFFWASSFSPISTLLPSEMATPKLRHHTMAYTIACAQTTAVITTLVVPQLTARDAANLGPKTYLVFAGCMACILIFAYLFILETKGRTFVEIDAMYNANIPARKWRQYWSSLEKASGSDPQGSTKPP; this comes from the exons ATGGGGACAACCACAATGTCCAATGAATTGGAAACCCATGCCCCTGACACCATAAAAGATGTCAGTCATGTTCAGCATGTCGATTTCGCCTCAGACAGCAGAACCTTCTCCAAGGAGCGTACAGTCAatttctttctgcttctgacCTGCGCTGCTTTCGGCTCGGCTTCATTGGTTTTTGGTTTCGATGACAAGATAATTTCACCTGTAGCTGCATTGGCGCCATTC GTCGACAAATATCAAGGGCCTGAGCCACTAACAGGAAAACTGGTCTTGACGGCTCGCAATCAAAGCATTTTATTCTCCATCCCTCTAATCGGTTCCATTCTGGGAGGCTTAGCTGCCTCTCCGCTGAATTCGAGGTTGGGCCGGAAGTGCCCCTTGTTGATTGCCTATATAATTTCCATCGGCGGCAGCTTGCTCCAGGTCCTGGCCCCCAACCTGGGGGCATTTGTTTCTGGCCGATTTATCAACGGGATCGCTACAGGGATTGCCAATAGCACGGCTCCCTTGTATCTAGCAGAG GTCGTTCCTGCCTCTATGAGAGGCAGAAGTGTATCGCTGATTAATATTCTCACCCTGGTAGCTGGTGTCCTGGGCACCATCGTGGTGTTGTGCACTCACGACTTGAGGGGCTCGAGTTCGTACCGGATTCCTTTAACAGTCCAATGTGTCCTTCCTGCGTTGCTATTCATCTGGACCTTGCCTCTGCCCGAGAGCCCGCAATGGCTTGTTTCTAAAGGCAGGCTGGAAGCGGCTCGCAGCAACTTGCGAAAACTGCGCTGCTGCAGTGAACAACGGGTCGATGAAGAGCTTCGAGATATGGAACTTTCCGAAGGACACGCTTCTGATGTGAACGTGTCTTTCATGAAAATCTTCTCGAAAAAGCACCTTCAGCGCACTTTGACTGCCGGTTCTTTCTATTCTCTGAACCAGGTTTCAGGCATCATTCTTTCAACAACATATAGCACGGTCTTCCTGTCCGGGATTGGCATCGGAGACCCATTCACATTAACTGTGATAGCTTCTTGTTGCACTCTTGCGGGTACGATCGCTGCGCCGTTCATGTTGGACCGGGCTGGCCGCCGCCCTACCGCATTAGCGGGCATGagcatcctcttcgtcatcgaccTTGCGGCTGGTGGTCTGGCGTTCAACAAGGGGAACCGCCATTCAGCCATCGCAATTGCGGCCTTATCCTTTGCATTCAACTTCTTCtgggcctcctccttctccccaatATCGACGCTGCTGCCTTCGGAGATGGCAACTCCTAAGCTTCGTCACCATACCATGGCATATACAATCGCCTGCGCCCAGACCACCGCAGTGATCACGACTCTGGTGGTGCCCCAGCTGACAGCACGCGATGCAGCAAATCTGGGGCCAAAAACCTATCTGGTATTTGCCGGCTGCATGGCGTGTATCCTGATCTTTGCCTATCTTTTCATCCTAGAGACCAAAGGCCGCACATTCGTGGAAATTGACGCAATGTATAATGCCAATATCCCTGCACGGAAATGGAGGCAATATTGGTCTTCGCTCGAGAAGGCCAGTGGCTCTGATCCCCAAGGCTCCACAAAGCCTCCATAG